The sequence CATCGTCACTATCGGGGCGACCTGAGCGCTGCGTTGTTGCTGGCCGACATCACCCAGGCAGCGGACGACCCGGCTGCGCTGTCGTTGTCACTGCACAACGCCGGAGCCCTGCCGCTCCAGGTCGCGCTGCAGCCGGCCGCTTATGCGCAGGCGCAACCGCGCGAGCAACTGCAGCTTGCCGGCGGCCAGGCCTGGCAACGCAGCTGGAAGGCGGCAGCCAGCGGCGGCTGGTACGACTTGTGGATCGAACACGACGGCGCAAGCCAACGGCTGGCCGGTCGCATCGAAACCGGTGTGGACAGCGTCAGCGACCCGGCCATGGGTGGGCCGGCGCGGCTGCAGCAAGACAGGCCTGTCGTGATCGGCCCACTGGGCTGAGCCTTGCGGCTCGGAATGCGGTGGGCGCGCATCTGAGATGTTCGGCCAGCACGCGCGGGCACCGCTGCGCTCAGCGTGCGTCGGCCGTATCCAGCATGCCGATCGTCCCTAACCAGGTTTCCACCAGATGCGGCCATTGCGCGATCGGCAGTGTGCCCGCGCGCAGACCGAACGCATGCCCACCTTCGGCATAGAGATGCATTTCTGTCGGTACACCGGCGTGCTGGAGCGCCACGTAGTAGGCCAGCGACTGACTGACGCCGTCCACGTGATCGTCCTGCGCCTGCAACACAAAGGTCGGCGGCGTTTGGGCGGTGACGGTGATGTCCGGCCGCAGCGACAGCTGGGTCGGATCGCGCGTGGCGCCATCTTCGTCCTCGTGTGCCCACAGATGGCCCGGGTAGACGGCAATGGCGAAGTCCGGTCGGCAACTCTGCGCGTCGGACGCGTCCACCGGCGGATACGTGCGCGTTGCAAAGTGGGTGCTGACCGCGGCCACCAGGTGGCCACCGGCTGAAAAGCCGAGCACACCGATCTTGTGCGGGTCCACGGCCAACTGGTCCGCCTGCGCGCGTACCAGTCCTAGCGCACGCTGTGCATCCTGCAGGGCCGTTTGCACCTTCGGGTAATAGCGGCGGTCGTTGCGCCAGGTCGGCCCCGAGTTCGGTACGCGGTATTTCAACAGCACGCAGGTGATGCCGCGTGCGGTCAGCCAGTCGCAGATGTCCGTCCCTTCCAGATCCATCGCCAGGACCTGATAGCCACCGCCGGGAAAGACCAGCACCGCCGCACCAGTGTTATGACCTTTGGGCGGATAGACCGTCATCGTCGGGCGACTGACGTCGCTCACCTTTGTCCACGGGAAACGCCCCTCGCCAGTGCCCACCGATTCGGGATTCGGGTGGCGCACCGCGTCTGGTACCGCCCCTGGCCAAAGCGGTATCTCCACCTGACCAGGCGCTGGTTGCCAGGCACTAGCAAGTGCAAGCCCGGAAACAAGCAGCAGCACCACTGCCACACACCACTGATACCGCCTGATTTGCATTGTCGATCCTCAAGAAGCGGAAGGGAAACGGGAAACATGTCATGGGCGAAGGCGCGACGTGACATGCGGGAGAATCCGAGCCGTTGCACTTAGTCCACGATGCTCTCGCGCACCGCGACCGCGACTGCCTTCAGCGCCGCGTCGCGTGCGGCGTCGTCGACCTTGGCACCGTTCAAATACGTGGTCAGCAGCAGCGGCGGCCTGCCCTTCGGCGGCCAGAGGATGGCGATGTCGTTGCGGGTGTCGGTGCCGTTGCTGCCGGTCTTGTCGCCGATCTTCCAGTCGCGCGTGAACCCTGCACGCAGGCAATCGTCGCCAGTGCGGTTGTCGATCATCCAGTCGGTCAGCTGCGTGCGCGAGGCAGGCTGCAGCGCATCGCCAAGCAGCAGCGTGTGCAGCGTCGACGCCATTGCCGCCGGGGTGGTGGTGTCGCGCGGCTCGCCGGGGGCGAACCCGTTCATCTCCGGCTCGTAGCGGTCACTGCGGGTCTTGGCATCGCCGATGCTGCGCAGGAAGGCGGTCACGCCGGGCGGGCCGCCGACCAGCGGGAACAACAGGTTGGCGGCCGGGTTGTCGCTATAGATCATCGTGGCCCGGCACAGGTCGCCGACACTCAGCGCGCCGCCGACATGGCCCTTGGTGACCGGGGCATGCTCAAGCATGTCCGAGGCACGGATCTTGACCGGTTGCGCCAACGACAGCTTGCCGCGGTCCACCTGCTGCAATACCGCGGCAGCCAATACAAATTTGAAGGTACTGCACATCGGAAAGCGCTCGTTCTCGCGCTGCCCGAGGCGCCAGCCGGTGGCGCTGTCGAGCAGGCTGATGCCCAGGCGACCACCGGTGCCACGTTCGATTTCCGCCCATTGTGCCCGCAGCAGGTCGTCCGCATTCACCGCCGGGCTGAGTGCCCGCGCGGGTCTGGACGCCGCAAACAGCATGCCCGCGCCGGTTGCGTACAGGAACTCTCGCCGATTCAACATGCGTTTGCCTCCTTGAGGAAGCCCGCAGTATCGATGCGCACGCCGCAGCCGACCATCGCGATGTTTCGATCACAGGCATGAATTGAACTAATCTCTACCGATGCCCCGCCCCCGCCTCCCGCTCAATGCCCTGCGCGCTTTCGAAGCCGCCGCGCGCCATCAAAACCTGACCCGCGCGGCGAACGAGTTGTGCGTGAGCCAGGCCGCGCTCAGCCACCAGATCAAGGCGCTGGAGCGACAACTGGGCACCAGCCTGTTCCACCGCCTGCCGCGCGGGGTGGCGCTGACCGACGAGGGTGCAGCGTTGGCGCCGGTGCTGGGCGAGGCCTTCGACCGCATCGCCGCCATCCTGGAGCGCTTCGCCGATGGGCGCTATCGCGAGGTGCTCAGCGTGGGCGTGGTGGGCACCTTCGCCACCGGCTGGCTGCTGCCACGATTGCCGGCCTTTCATGCCGCGCATCCGGATATCGAATTGCGCCTGTCCACCCACAACAACCGGGTCGATCTGGCCGGCGAAGGGCTGGATCTGGCGATCCGTTTCGGCGATGGCGACTGGCAGGGCCAGATCGCCCATGCGCTGATGGAAGCACCGTTTGCGCCGGTGTGCGCGCCCAGCATGGCGCGTGGCCTGCGCACGCCGGCCGATCTGGCGCAGCTGCCGTTATTGCGCTCCTACCGCGTGGACGAATGGCCACGATGGTTTCGCGCGGCGGGTGTGGCCGAAGTCGCCGCACGCGGGGCGATGTTCGATTCATCGTTGACCCTGGCCAGCGCGGCCGCCGCCGGTAGCGGTGTGGCATTGCTGCCGCTGCCGATGTTTCGCCAGGATCTGGACGCCGGGCGGCTGGTGTGCCCGTTCCCGATCCAGATCGACGCGGGGCGTTACTGGCTGACGCATCTACGTTCGCGGCCGGCCGACGGCCCTGCGCTCGGCTTTCATCGCTGGCTGGTGCGCACACTGTCGACGTGACCGGAGCGAGCAACCGCACGCGGCGATTGATTCCGCTTTGAAATACAGCACAAAAACGAATAGCTGCCATGGCTTTATTTCGGCATCCTTGACGACTAGCATGCCCGCCATCGTCAGTCCGAGGCATGCCCATGAAACTCCCCTTGCAGCATCTTCGTGTATGGCTTCTTGCCGGCGCATGCGTGACAGCGACCCACGCCTTTGCGCAAGTCACCGCCCCCTCCTCTGCACCTCCCGACGCTGCCGAGCAAAATCCTGCGGCGACCGAAAGCTTTGAACAATGGCTCGTCGACTTTCGCCAGCGCGCGCTTGCCGCAGGCATCGAGACCACCACACTGGACACCGCGTTTGCCGGCGTCACCGCCGACCCGTCCGTACATGCGCTGGATCAGCAGCAACCTGAGTTCACCCGATACCTGTGGGAATACCTCGACGACCGCGTCACGCCCTCGAGCATTCAGCAGGGCCAGCAACTGCTGGTCAGCAAGCGCACGTTGTTCGAGCAGCTACAGAGACAATACGGCGTGGATCCACGCATCCTGACCGCAATCTGGAGTATGGAGAGCCAATACGGCGCGCAGATCGGGGACCGCTACGTGATCCGCTCACTGGCAACGCTGGCCCACTCGGGCAGGCGTACGCGCTATGGTAATACGCAGCTGCTCGCCGCCTTGCAGATCCTGCAAACGGAGAAAGGTGTCGACCGGTCACAACTGGTGGGGTCATGGGCGGGTGCAATGGGGCAAACGCAATTCATTCCCAGCACTTACCGCGACTATGCCGTCGACGCCGATGGGGATCACACGCGCGACGTCTGGCACTCCAGTGCAGACTCATTGGGCTCTGCCGCGAATTATCTCAACAAGAGCAACTGGAACAGCCGCCTGCCCTGGGGCCAGGAGGTGCGCTTGGCCGCCGACTTCGACTACGCGCAGGCCGATATGACGATCAAGAAGACCGTCGCCGATTGGCAGCGCCAGGGCGTGCTGTGTGCAGGCAAGCCGATTGCGCCGGCCTTGGCGCAGGAACAGGCCTCGGTGCTGCTGCCCACCGGCTATCGCGGGCCGGCTTTCCTGGTGTTCGACAATTTCCGCAGCATTCTCCGCTACAACAATTCAACGGCCTATGCGCTGGCGGTGGGGTTGTTGGCCGATGGCTATGCGGGCGGCGCCGGGATCGCACAGCCCTGGCCCAAGGACGATCCACCACTCAACAGCGTGGATGCCATTACCGAACTGCAGCAACGGCTGGCCGACAAGGGCTTCGACGTCGGCGGGGTCGACGGTGCGCTGGGGCCGCAGACGCGCCAGGGCATCCGTGCGTTTCAGCGCAGCCAGGGGTTGCCGCAGGATGCTTACGCCAGCACCTCGTTGCTGGCGCGCGTGCGGTCGAAGTGAGGGCAGAAGACCGCGCCAAGTGATTGGAGGCTGCGAGGCGACACGCTGTGCTCAGCGGCGTCCGGACGCCTCGATCCCCTGCACCGCCACGCGGCGAAACGCCTCGTAGTGCGCTTGATCGGCGAACCAGTGTGGGGCGAACAGCTCGAACAAGCGGTCGTTGTGATACAGCAGCAGCACGCGCTCGTTCTCGCGGTAGCGGATGTAATCGGACCAGGGCCGGCGCAACCGCCCGTCCGCCCAGGTGATCTCCAGCCCGGTCTCGTCCCAGGCAAAGGTGTAGGTGTGCCGCAGCGCGGCCTGCTGGGCATGCAGGCGCTTGATCTTCCGTGGCAAGCCCCACAGGTGCAGCAACGCCAGGCCGATCAAGCCGCCGCCTCCGGCGCCGATCAGCACCGGGCCGATGATTTCGCCAGCTCCGATCAGTTGCAGCATGCCCGCCCCGATCAGGAGCAGGACCACCAGGATCACGATCAAGACCTTGGCCGTGTGCCGCGCATGCAGCCGCTGTGCGGCCAGATGGTCTTCCAGACTGATGGTGGCGCTGATCATGCTCGCTACGTCCCTGTGTTTGGCTCGGTGCCTAGCGTAACGCCTGCGCGTTACGCGCCCTCGATCAACTCCATCCACGCCGCCTCGGCCGCAGCCAGTTGCTGCGCCGTCGCCTCGCGGTCGCGGCCCAGCACCGCCATCTTGTCGGTGTCGGCATAGTTGCGCGGGTTCGCCAGCTCGCGGTCGAGCTCCGCCAGGGTAGCTTCCAGCTCGCCGACGCGCTTTTCGGCGCTGGCCAGCTTGTGCGGGTTGACGGCTTTTTTCGGTGGCAGCGGCTTGGTCGGCGGTGGCGGGGTGGGCGCCACTTCGGCCATCTTCTGCTTGGTGCCTTGCGCGGCCGGGCGGCTGCGCAGCCAGGCGGCGTATTCGTCCAGATCGCCATCAAACGGCTCGACCACGCCATCGGCCACGCGCCAGAAACTGTCGCAGACCAGGCCGATCAGATGGCGGTCGTGCGAGACCATCACGATGGCGCCTTCGAAATCGCTCAGCGCCTCGGCCAGCGCCTCGCGCATTTCCAGGTCCAAGTGGTTGGTCGGTTCGTCGAGCAGCAGCACGTTGGGCTGCTGCCAGGCGATCAGCGCCAGCGCCAGGCGCGCGCGCTCGCCGCCGGAGAAGCCATCCACCACCTCGAAGGCGCGGTCGCCGGCGAAATTCCATTTACCCAGGAAATCGCGGAACGCCTGATTGGAACCATCCGGCGACAGATCGCGGAAGTGGTCCATCGGCGACTGGCCCTCGTGCAGCGATTCCACCGTGTGCTGGGCGAAGTAGCCGATGCGCAGGTCCGGATGCGCACTGCGCTCGCCCGACAACGGCGCCAGCTCGCCCACCAGGGTCTTGACCAGCGTGGACTTACCCGCGCCATTGGGCCCCAACAACCCGATCCGGTCGCCCGCCTCCAACCCAAACCCAACATCGTGCAACACAGTTATGGCGTCGCTGGACCCGCGCTTTTGCGAATCCCCATTCCCCATTCCCGATTCCCGCGGCGAAGCCGCATACCCGCAAGCCGCATGATTCAGCCGGATCAACGAAAACGGCAGCCGATTTGGCTGGGCGAACTGGATGCGGAACTCGCGCTCGGCGCGCACCGCCTCGGTGCCGGCCATCTTGGCCAGCCGCTTCATGCGGCTCTGCGCCTGGGTGGCCTTGCTGGCCTGTGCCTTGAAACGGTCGATGAAGCTCTGCAGATGCGCGCGCTCGGCCTGTTCCTTGTCGTGCGCGATCTGCTGCTGGCGCAGGTGCTCGATGCGCTGGCGCTCGAAATCGGTATAGCCGCCGACATACAGTTTGGCGGTGCCGCCATGCAGGTGCAGGGTGTGGGTGGCCACGTTGTCCAGAAACTCGCGGTCATGCGAAATCAGCAACAAGGTGCCTGGGTACTTGAGCAGCCATTGTTCCAGCCACAGCACTGCATCCATGTCCAAGTGGTTCGTCGGTTCGTCGAGCAGCAGCAGGTCGCTGGGCATCATCAGCGCGCGCGCCAGATTCAACCGCACCCGCCAGCCGCCGGAGAACGAGGACACCGCGCGGTGATGGGTGTCGGCCGGGAAGCCCAGGCCGTGCAGCAGCTTGCCGGCACGCGCCTCGGCATCGTAAGCGCCGAGTTCGGCCATCTTCTGGTGCGCGTTGGCGACCGCCTCCCAGTCCTCGCGGGCGGTGGCGGCGGCTTCTTCCTGCAGCACCGCGGAGACTTCGATATCGCCGCCAAGCACAAACGACAGTGCCGGGTCCGGCAACGACGGGGTTTCCTGCGAGACGCTTGCGGTACGCACCTTGCCGGGCAGGTCCACGTCGCCCTTGTCGGCCTCCAGCTCGCCCTTCACCGCGGCGAACAGGCTGGACTTACCGGTACCGTTGCGGCCCACCACGCCGACGCGGTAGCCGGCATGCATGGTCAGGTCGACGTTGGACAGCAGCAGACGCTCGCCGCGTCGCATGGAGAAGTTGCGCAGGGAAATCATTGATGGACAGTCCGATAGAACGAAAAGGAATGAGCAGATGAGCAGCATTCCTGCGACGCCATTCTAGCGTTAACGAATAATTAGCGCCTTCAGGTTGGAAGATACGTGCGCTTCGCACCGCCGTGATCGCCACCCGCCCAGTCTAGTTGGCCCCGCTCGGGCTGCCGTTTTCGGAGTTGTCATGAACATCCCCCTGTCCTGCCTTGCGACCGCCGTGGTCGCTGCACTGCTTGCCTCTCCCGCCATGGCGCAGGACGCTGCGCCGGCCACCGCCAATACCCTGGATACGGTGATCGTCACCGGCACCCGCGTGTCCGACCGCACTGTGGCCGAATCGCAGTCGCCGATCGACATCATCAGCGCCGAATCGCTACAGGCCACCGGCACCCCCGAGCTGGCCACCGCGCTGGCACGCGCACTGCCGTCGTTGAACTTCCCTCGCCCGGCGCTGAGCGACGGCACCAGCGCGATCCGCCCCGCGCAGCTGCGCGGCCTGTCGCCGGACCAGGTGCTGGTGCTGGTCAACGGCAAGCGTCGCCACACCTCCTCGCTGCTCAACCTCAACGGCACCATCGGCCGCGGCGCGGCGGCGGTGGATCTGAACACCATCCCGGTGGCGGCAATCGCACGAGTGGAAGTACTGCGCGACGGCGCCTCGGCGCAATACGGCTCCGATGCCATCGCCGGCGTGGTCAACATCGTGCTCAAGGGCGCGGAAAAGGGCGGCAGCCTGCAGGCCGGCTTCGGCCAGTATTCGGCCGGCGACGGCAACAACTACGAGCTGTCAGGCGACACCGGTGTGGCCTACGGCGGCGACCGTGGCTGGCTGCACGTGGCCGCCCAGCTCAACCAGCAGGACCCGACCGACCGCGCACGCGGCTATGCCGGCGCGCCCAGCGTCTCGCAGCCGGCCGTGGGCCAGAAGGCATTCAAGATCGGCGACCCGGACGTCAATGCGCAGGCCGCCTCGCTCAATACCGAATACCAGTTCAGCGACAGCATCACCGGCTACGCCTTCGCCACCGCCAGCAACCGCGACATCACCTCGTTCGCGTTCTTCCGCGCGCCGGGCAGCATCCAGAACATCCTGTCGATCTACCCGCAGGGCTTTTTGCCGGAGATCCAGAGCTACGCCAAGGACCGTTCGCTGGTGGCCGGTGTGCGCGGCTCCACCGCCGGCAGCTGGGACTGGGATGCCAGCTACAACTACGGCTACAACCGCATCGATTTCCATACCCGCAACACGCTCAACGTCAGCCTGGGGCCGACCTCGCCCACCTCGTTCTACGACGGTGCGCTGGAGACCACGCAGAACATCGTCAACCTGGACGTCAAGCGCGGTTTCGACTGGGGTCTGGCGTACCCGGTGACGGTGGCGTTCGGCGCCGAATACCGCAACGAAAAATGGAACCAGTCGCCGGGTGAAGTGGGATCCTACTTCCAGGCCGGCACGCTGGCCGGCGGCGCGCAGGGCTATGGCGGATTCGCCCCCAGCGTGTCGGGCCAGTATTCGCGCAACAGCTACGCGCTGTACGCCGACCTGGAAGCCGACTTCACCGACAAGTTCTCCGCCGGCCTGGCCGGTCGCTACGAAGACTATGACGATTTCGGCAGCCAGGCCTCGGGCAAGTTGTCCGGCCGTTATGCATTCACCGAAAAGATCGCGTTGCGCGGCACGGTGGCCTCGGGCTTCCGCGCGCCGTCGCTGGCGCAGCAGTATTTCCAGTCCACCAGCACCACCTTCCTGGCCGGCAATCCCAACCCGTTCGAGATCCGCACCTTCCCGGCCGACAGCAACGTGGCGCGCGCCTTTGGGGCCGAACCGCTGGATGCGGAAACCTCGCTGTCCTACAGCCTGGGCCTGGTGCTGCAGCCCACCGATGCGCTCTACCTCACCATCGATGCGTACCAGATCGACGTGGACGACCGTATCGTGCTGTCGTCCAACCTCACCGGTACCGGCGTGCGCAGCCTGCTCGAATCGCAGGGCATCTTCGGCATCAACGGTGGGCGCTACTTCACCAACGCAGTGGATACGCGCACGCGCGGCGTGGACGTGGTGGGCAGCTACCGCTGGCAGCTGGCCGCCAGCAGCGTGGACCTGACTGCCGGCTACAACTACTCCGAAACCGAGGTGCGCAGCGTGGCGGCCAACCCGGCCGCATTGTCGGCCAACGGGCTGAGCCTGGAGCGCATCGACCGCACCGAGCGCGGTCGCATCGAGGAAGGCTTCCCGCGCGACAAGTTCCTGGTCAACAGCAGCTGGAATTCCGAGCACTGGACGCTGGCGCTGGGCGCCACGCGCTACGGCAAGTACAGCACACGACCGGCAGCGGCAATCAACGACCAGACCTTCGGCGCCAAATGGGTGGTGGATGCGTCGGCAAGCTACAAGGTCGATCGCTGGACGCTCACGCTGGGCGCGGACAACCTGCTGGATGAGTACCCGGACGAGAACAACTTCGCCAATTCCACCAGCGGGCAGTTTCCGTACAGCAATCTGTCGCCGTTCGGCTTCAACGGTGCCTATGTCTACGGGCGAATCAACTACCGTTGGTAAACGCAGCAAACGCCGCTAGCTGGTTACGGCTGACGATGCAAAGCGACTGCGCCGGTGCCGCGCAGCGCTACAGCATCGACATCAGGGTTTGATCACACGCCCCGGCCAGTCCGGCGCGTGTGCGTTGTGCGTTTGTGCGCGTGTGGCAGATGCGCAGGCGGGCGCAACCGCTTGCCGAATGCGGCTCCTGCATTGCGTCGTGCGTGCATTGCGCCCCTGCCGATCACGGTACGGTGCGCTTGCTCTCGTGCGCCCACGCACACCAGGCCACGCGATGACGAGGCGTACGCCCGGCGCGTGCTATGACCGGCGCTCCTGTCATTGCCGGAGCACGCCAATGGAAGCATCGCAACTGAGTCGGGGCCGCTTGATCGATCACCTGCATCTGGTGGTCCACGACCTGCCGGCGAGCAAGCGCTTTTATCAAGCCGTGCTCGAGGTCCTTGGCATTCCCATAGGCGGCGAGGGCGACCGCCATTTCTGGGCCGACGAATTGTTTGTCTCCGACCGCGACACGGTGGCGCAGGGTGTGTTGACCGGCCGCCACCATCTGGCCTTTCAGGCGCGCGATATTGCGATGGTGCAGGCGTTCCATCGCGCCGCCCTGGCCAACGGTGGACGCGACAACGGCGCGCCGGGTCTACGCCCCTATCACCCAAGTTATTACGCAGCATTTGTGCTCGATCCGGATGGCAACAATATCGAGGCGGTCTTCCATGGTCCTGCGCAACGCAGTGCAGATTCGGTACAGATCACCTATTGATGCCCAAGTTTCATAACAGGTATCGATGCCCAAAATGGGGCAACGCAATCCGTTGCCCGGCATAGGTAACTGCAATCGACGCCTCACTTTGGTGCACGATGACAACGTTGGCATCAGCACATGCTTGATGACAGTTGCACGCGCAACGTAACCAAAATTTGACATGCGGTTACGCGTGGTTAATGGTTGAGAACGCACCGCAGCTGCCGCAATGGACGCGGCCTGGGAGGGGGCCCACTGCGTGCATCCGTTCCCCACTCGGAGTTGTTACCGCATGAATTGCAAGTCCAGTCCACTCGCAGTCGCTGTTGTTGTTGCCTTGTCGTTTTCCGCTTCAACCGCAGTTGCGCAGTCGCAAGCTCCCACCCAGAAAACCCTCGACACGCTGATCGTGACCGGTACGCGCGTGGCCGACCGCACCGTGGCCGAATCGGCATCGCCGATCGACATCATTTCGCCACAGGCATTGGAATCGACCGGCACCACCGAGTTGGCTACCGCGCTGTCACGCGCGATCCCCTCGCTCAATTTCCCGCGCCCCGCCATCTCCGACGGTTCGGACGCGGTGCGCCCCGCGCAGCTGCGGGGCCTGTCGCCCGATCAGGTGCTGGTGCTGGTCAACGGCAAGCGCTATCACAGCACCGCGCTGATCAACCTCAACGACACCCAAGGCCGCGGGTCATCGCCGGCAGACCTCAACACCATCCCGATCGCGGCAGTGGAGCGCATCGAAGTGCTGCGCGACGGTGCGTCGGCGCAATACGGCTCCGATGCGATTGCTGGCGTGATCAACATCGTGCTCAAGGGAAGCGGCGAAGGCGGCAGCGTCAATGGTCGCTATGGTAAATACAGCGCCGGCGATGGCGAGCAATACCAGCTGTCCGGCGATGCCGGTTTCAGCTTCGCCGGCACCGGCAAGGTGCATCTGGCCGCGCAGGCCGGGCATTCGGACCAGACCAATCGCGCGTTGCCGTTCGGCGGCCGCGTGGAGCAGCGTTACGGCGACCCGGAGATCGACCAGGGCGCCATCTCGTTCAACGGCGAATACAGCCCCACCGATTACCTCACTTTCTATTCGTTCGGCATGGTCAGCCGCCGCGAAGTGCTGTCCAACGGCTATTTCCGTTTTGCCGGCGACAACCGCAACCGCCCGGAAATCTATCCGGACGGCTTCCTGCCGCAGATCTACAACGTCAGCAAGGACGTGTCGTGGGTGGGCGGGTTGAAGACCTCCACCGAAGGCGGCTTGAACATCGATCTGAGCTACAACTACGGCCAGAACAATCTCACCTTCGATGTACGTAACAGCTTGAACAACAGTTTAGGGCTGGCCAGCCCGACCGACTTCCATGCCGGTACGCTGGAAGTCACCCAGAACGTGCTCAACGCCGACTTCACCAAGACGCTCGATTGGGGCCTGGCCTACCCGGTCACGCTGGCCTTCGGCGCGGAATGGCGCGGCGAGAAGTTCAATCAATCGCCTGGCGATGCAGCATCGTCGGCCAACGGCGGCATTCCCTCCGCCAACGGTGCGTTGATTCCCGGCGCGCAGGTGTTCCCGGGCTTCAAGTTGTCCGATGCCGGCTACTACAATCGCAACAGTCATTCGGCCTATGTGGATCTGGAAGCGGATCTGACCGAGAAGTTCTCCGCCGGCCTCGCCGGGCGCTACGAGAAGTACAGCGACTTCGGCGACACCGCTACCGGCAAGCTGTCGCTGCGCTATGCGTTCACCGACAAGGTGGCGCTGCGTGCCACCGCCTCCACCGGCTTCCGCGCACCATCGCTGCAGCAGCAGAACTTCCAGTCGATCGCCACGCAGTTCCTCAACGTGGCGCAGCCCAACGGCTCGGTGACCGCGATTCCGTTCGAGATCGGCACCTTCCGCACCGACAACCCGGCCGCGATCGCGCTCGGCGCCGAACCGCTCAAGGCCGAGGAATCCAAGAACTACGGGTTGGGCGTGGTGTTGCAGCCGGTGGAGAACCTGTACATCACCGTCGATGCCTATCGCATCGAGATCGACGACCGCATCGTGCTGTCGGAGAACCTGACCTCTACCGCAGCGCGTAATTATCTGCAGGCCAATGGCTTCCCGGGGATCGGCGGCGGGCGCTACTTTACCAATGCCGTGGATACCAAGACCCAGGGTGTGGATGCGGTCGGCACCTATCGCTGGGCCCTCGATGGTGGCAGCGCAGAGCTGACCACCGGCTACAACTACAACAAGACCGAAGTCGAACGCATCGCCGCCAACCCGGCTGCACTGGAAGCCATCGACCCGGGTGCAGTGCGTATCGGCCGTGCAGAACTCGGCCGCATCACCGAAGGCACGCCACGCGACAAGTTCTTCCTGGGCGGAACCTGGTCGCCGGGCAACTGGTCGTTCACCGGCACCGCCACACGCTGGGGCGAGTTCAGCACCTTCGGCACCAACGCCGGCAGCGACCAGACCTATGCAGCGAAGTGGACGCTGGATCTGGCCGCGTCCTACAAGCTGGGTGCGTGGAACTTCACCGTCGGTGGCGACAACGTGCTCAACGAATATCCGGACCGCCAGGAAGCCGGGCTCGGCACGCGCACCTATCTGCCCTACAGCAGCGCTTCGCCGTTCGGTTTCAACGGCGCGCTGGTGTACGCCAACGTGAACTACAAGTGGTAACTGCGGGTGCCGGTCGGTAACGACGGCGCTCACCTGGCACGGCGACGCCGGACAGCGCGTTGCCGACCGCAGCGGTATGTGCCCGCACTTTCGTAATCGGGAGTGCGGGCGCTCAACCCCTCGGCTTGTCCGCTTTCGCAAGGACGCCCCGCAAGGATGCACAGCGCGCGGCATGGCGCGTTGCAGATCGTCGGCATTGCCGCGCCTGCCGCTTTGCATCTGCAAAGACCCGGCCTGCATGCCCGATCACCCTACGCAGTTGTCTTCCCCCGTTACACGCATTTCACCGCTGCGTCCTTCATCCCCTTTGAGCCTTGATTCCCATGCACACCTCCAACGCACTTTCGCTGGCGATTTCAGTCGCACTCACCGTCTGTTCCTTCGCTGCCAGTGCGCAGTCGCAATCGACCCAGCCGCAGAAGACCCTGGACACCCTGATCGTCACCGGTACGCGCGTCAGCGACCGCACCGTGGCCGAATCCGAATCGCCGATCGACATCATCACCGAGCAGTCGCTGCAGGCCACCGGCGCGACCGACATCGCCACCGCTTTGGGCAAGCTGCTGCCGTCGCTGAACTTCCCGCGG comes from Xanthomonas vesicatoria ATCC 35937 and encodes:
- a CDS encoding TonB-dependent receptor plug domain-containing protein, with protein sequence MNCKSSPLAVAVVVALSFSASTAVAQSQAPTQKTLDTLIVTGTRVADRTVAESASPIDIISPQALESTGTTELATALSRAIPSLNFPRPAISDGSDAVRPAQLRGLSPDQVLVLVNGKRYHSTALINLNDTQGRGSSPADLNTIPIAAVERIEVLRDGASAQYGSDAIAGVINIVLKGSGEGGSVNGRYGKYSAGDGEQYQLSGDAGFSFAGTGKVHLAAQAGHSDQTNRALPFGGRVEQRYGDPEIDQGAISFNGEYSPTDYLTFYSFGMVSRREVLSNGYFRFAGDNRNRPEIYPDGFLPQIYNVSKDVSWVGGLKTSTEGGLNIDLSYNYGQNNLTFDVRNSLNNSLGLASPTDFHAGTLEVTQNVLNADFTKTLDWGLAYPVTLAFGAEWRGEKFNQSPGDAASSANGGIPSANGALIPGAQVFPGFKLSDAGYYNRNSHSAYVDLEADLTEKFSAGLAGRYEKYSDFGDTATGKLSLRYAFTDKVALRATASTGFRAPSLQQQNFQSIATQFLNVAQPNGSVTAIPFEIGTFRTDNPAAIALGAEPLKAEESKNYGLGVVLQPVENLYITVDAYRIEIDDRIVLSENLTSTAARNYLQANGFPGIGGGRYFTNAVDTKTQGVDAVGTYRWALDGGSAELTTGYNYNKTEVERIAANPAALEAIDPGAVRIGRAELGRITEGTPRDKFFLGGTWSPGNWSFTGTATRWGEFSTFGTNAGSDQTYAAKWTLDLAASYKLGAWNFTVGGDNVLNEYPDRQEAGLGTRTYLPYSSASPFGFNGALVYANVNYKW